TGCTATCGAAGAGTTCAAACGTTACTACCGTAGTGTTGATGCACTGCTTATCGATGACATCCAGTTCTTTGCTAATAAAGAGCGTTCGCAAGAAGAGTTCTTCCATACCTTTAATGCGCTATTAGAAGGTAACCAACAGATCATCCTAACCTCTGATCGTTATCCAAAAGAGATTAACGGCGTAGAGGATCGTTTGAAATCTCGATTTGGCTGGGGTCTAACCGTGGCAATTGAGCCACCTGAGCTTGAGACCCGCGTAGCGATCTTGATGAAAAAAGCTGAAGACCACCAGATCCATCTTGCCGATGAAGTGGCATTCTTTATCGCTAAACGCCTACGCTCAAATGTACGTGAGCTAGAAGGGGCGTTGAACCGTGTTATTGCTAACGCAAACTTCACTGGTCGCCCGATCACGATTGATTTTGTGCGAGAGGCGCTGCGCGACCTGCTTGCACTGCAAGAGAAACTGGTCACGATTGACAATATTCAGAAAACAGTCGCGGAATACTACAAGATTAAAGTGGCGGATCTGCTGTCTAAGCGCCGTTCACGTTCGGTTGCTCGTCCACGCCAGCTGGCGATGGCACTATCTAAAGAGCTAACCAACCACAGCTTGCCTGAAATTGGTGACGCCTTTGGTGGCCGCGACCACACCACGGTACTGCACGCTTGCCGTAAGATTGAGCAGCTACGTGAAGAGAGTCATGATATAAAAGAAGACTACTCAAACCTGATCCGAACCTTGTCTTCATAAGACACTAAAAGAGATAACGATGAAATTTACCATTCAACGCAGTCATCTAATTAAACCACTTCAACAAGTCTCTGGGGCATTAGGCGGTCGTCCGACCTTGCCAATCCTAGGTAACTTACTGTTGAAAGTAGAAAACGGCGAGC
This portion of the Vibrio sp. SCSIO 43136 genome encodes:
- the dnaA gene encoding chromosomal replication initiator protein DnaA; this translates as MSSSLWLQCLQQLQEELPATEFSMWVKPLQAELNDNTLTLFAPNRFVLDWVRDKYFDNINRLLQQFCGNDIPSLRFEVGSKPVSAPPRPRQVRSQADVAAETSAPAQLQARKPVHKTWDDNDVEVVDMNHRSNVNIKHKFVNFVEGKSNQLGLAAARQVADNPGAAYNPLFLYGGTGLGKTHLLHAVGNAIVDNKPNAKVVYMHSERFVQDMVKALQNNAIEEFKRYYRSVDALLIDDIQFFANKERSQEEFFHTFNALLEGNQQIILTSDRYPKEINGVEDRLKSRFGWGLTVAIEPPELETRVAILMKKAEDHQIHLADEVAFFIAKRLRSNVRELEGALNRVIANANFTGRPITIDFVREALRDLLALQEKLVTIDNIQKTVAEYYKIKVADLLSKRRSRSVARPRQLAMALSKELTNHSLPEIGDAFGGRDHTTVLHACRKIEQLREESHDIKEDYSNLIRTLSS